The window GGGTACGCTGGAATCGTCGGATTGTCAGGTAACGGTCTCCCCCGCGGAGACCACCGAGCTTGAATACGGCGGCGCAAACAGCGCCATCTTCGCGAATAGGACCAGGAGGCTTGTAGACGAAGTTCTGAAAGAGCACAATATAGGCGGCGTCAAGGTCTCCATCCATGACCAGGGAGCGATCGAAATAACGATACGGGCGCGTCTGGAAACGGCGCTGGAACGCGCGTCGGAGCCTGAACGTCCGGCGTGTGCCGAACCTGATTCTGATGAGGGCAGTATCGCTCTCGCGTCGTGGTGGAAATCTGTGACATCCGACACCTCTAAGGAGGCGATGTGATGAAGCCCAGCCGTTCG is drawn from Cloacibacillus porcorum and contains these coding sequences:
- the citD gene encoding citrate lyase acyl carrier protein; the encoded protein is MRIVRTASAGTLESSDCQVTVSPAETTELEYGGANSAIFANRTRRLVDEVLKEHNIGGVKVSIHDQGAIEITIRARLETALERASEPERPACAEPDSDEGSIALASWWKSVTSDTSKEAM